The following proteins are co-located in the Procambarus clarkii isolate CNS0578487 chromosome 4, FALCON_Pclarkii_2.0, whole genome shotgun sequence genome:
- the LOC138371118 gene encoding S-antigen protein-like, whose translation MGLHSNSLVVGGMQTTPSVGGGVVSVKGSGFMSQLEEEVGDDDIWRVAYRDQRHLGSGSPGSGSPGSGSPGSGSPGSGSPGSGSPGSGSPGSGSPGSGSSGSGSPGSGSPGSGSPGSGSPGSGSPGSGSPGSGSPGFGSPGSGSPGFGSPGSGSPGSGSPGFGSPGSGSPGSGSPEPSL comes from the exons atgggtctgcactctaactccctggtagtgggtggtatgcagacaacgccatctgttggtggaggCGTGGTATCAGTGAAAGGCTCCGGTTTCATGTCCCAGTTAGAAGAGGAGGTCGGTGATGATGACATCTGGCGCGTGGCGTATCgagatcaacgccatctag GCTCTGGAAGTCCAGGCTCTGGAAGTCCAGGCTCTGGAAGTCCAGGCTCTGGAAGTCCAGGCTCTGGAAGTCCAGGCTCTGGAAGTCCAGGCTCTGGAAGTCCAGGCTCTGGAAGTCCAGGCTCTGGAAGTTCAGGCTCTGGAAGTCCAGGCTCTGGAAGTCCAGGCTCTGGAAGTCCAGGCTCTGGAAGTCCAGGCTCTGGAAGTCCAGGCTCTGGAAGTCCAGGCTCTGGAAGTCCAGGCTTTGGAAGTCCAGGCTCTGGAAGTCCAGGCTTTGGAAGTCCAGGCTCTGGAAGTCCAGGCTCTGGAAGTCCAGGCTTTGGAAGTCCAGGCTCTGGAAGTCCAGGCTCTGGAAGTCCAGAGCCTTCTCTGTAG